One segment of Prionailurus bengalensis isolate Pbe53 chromosome D4, Fcat_Pben_1.1_paternal_pri, whole genome shotgun sequence DNA contains the following:
- the LOC122474430 gene encoding olfactory receptor 1B1, whose product MGCTPNASHSPVFLLLGFSRARISPNLLFLLFLAIYLATIMGNVTLVLLISRDSRLHSPMYYLLRGLSVIDMGLSTVTLPQLLVHLVSNYPAIPAARCLAQFFFFYAFGVTDTLVISVMALDRYVAICDPLHYHSVMNRRLCARLLALSWMVSIVHTMLHVGLLLPLYWAGDAKGNVNLPHFFCDHRPLLRASCSDIHSNELAIFLEGGFLMLGPCALIVLSYVRIGATILRLPSAAGRHRAVSTCGSHLTMVGFLYGTIIWVYFQPSSQNSQEQDMVASVMYTAITPLANPFVYSLRNKDVKSALHRLLGRGKVISLPKSHFG is encoded by the coding sequence ATGGGCTGCACCCCTAATGCTTCACACTCTCCAGTCTTCTTGCTCCTTGGGTTCTCAAGAGCTAGAATCTCCCCaaatctcctttttctcctgTTCCTGGCTATTTACCTGGCCACCATAATGGGGAACGTGACTCTAGTGCTGCTAATCTCCCGGGACTCCAGGCTCCACTCACCTATGTATTATCTGCTCCGTGGTCTCTCTGTGATTGACATGGGGCTGTCCACAGTCACCCTGCCCCAGTTGCTGGTCCATCTGGTGTCTAATTACCCAGCCATTCCTGCTGCCCGCTGCTTGGCccagttctttttcttctatgcATTTGGAGTTACGGATACACTTGTTATTTCTGTCATGGCTCTGgatcgctatgtggccatctgtgaCCCCCTGCACTACCATTCAGTGATGAATCGTCGACTCTGTGCCCGCTTACTGGCCTTGAGCTGGATGGTGTCCATAGTGCACACCATGCTGCATGTAGGACTTCTCTTGCCTCTATACTGGGCTGGGGATGCCAAGGGCAACGTTAACCTTCCCCACTTCTTTTGTGACCACCGACCACTTCTGCGAGCCTCTTGCTCTGACATACATTCCAATGAGCTGGCCATATTTTTGGAGGGTGGCTTCCTCATGCTAGGTCCCTGTGCCCTTATTGTACTCTCCTATGTTCGCATTGGGGCCACCATCCTGCGTTTGCCTTCAGCTGCTGGTCGCCACCGTGCAGTCTCTACTTGTGGATCCCACCTCACCATGGTTGGCTTCCTCTATGGCACCATTATTTGGGTCTACTTCCAGCCTTCTTCCCAGAACTCTCAGGAACAAGACATGGTGGCTTCTGTGATGTACACTGCCATTACACCTTTGGCCAACCCTTTTGTGTACAGCCTCCGCAACAAGGATGTCAAGAGTGCACTTCACAGGCTGCTTGGACGGGGAAAAGTGATTAGCCTGCCTAAGAGCCATTTTGGTTAG